The proteins below come from a single Brassica napus cultivar Da-Ae unplaced genomic scaffold, Da-Ae ScsIHWf_1616;HRSCAF=2230, whole genome shotgun sequence genomic window:
- the LOC125598042 gene encoding flavonol synthase 3-like, which yields MAESVPSKFQGTSPVDIPIVDLSNPNEDLVARAVVKASETWGMFQVVNHGIPIELMRRLKELGTEFFELPEKEKEAVARPADSTDLEGYTTDYKKDGEGRKTWADHLFHRVWPPSRINYRFWPKNSPDYREVNEEYAKEIKKLSEKIMGWLSEGLGLHHDALKEGLGGEKVEYLMKIIFYPPCPKLELLYGAPHHTDLNGITFLIADEVDGLQAYQDNKWVDVKYDDSGIVVIIADQIKRMSNGRYKSGEHRATMDTVRTRISWPVFAEPNLDHVVGPLPELVVDDAPKFKPYVYREYKFLKMNKLPLE from the exons AAGTTCCAAGGAACATCTCCGGTAGATATTCCTATCGTCGATCTAAGTAACCCAAACGAAGACCTAGTGGCACGTGCGGTGGTAAAAGCCAGCGAGACATGGGGGATGTTCCAGGTGGTTAACCACGGGATTCCCATCGAGCTGATGCGGCGGTTGAAAGAACTTGGGACTGAGTTCTTTGAGCTGCctgagaaggagaaggaagcCGTAGCAAGGCCAGCTGATTCAACGGACTTAGAAGGATACACAACGGATTACAAGAAAGATGGAGAAGGTAGAAAAACATGGGCTGATCATCTCTTTCACAGGGTCTGGCCACCGTCAAGAATCAACTACAGATTCTGGCCTAAGAACTCTCCAGATTACAG GGAGGTGAATGAGGAGTATGCAAAGGAGATAAAGAAGCTATCTGAGAAAATCATGGGATGGTTATCGGAAGGACTAGGGTTACATCATGATGCATTGAAGGAAGGTCTTGGTGGAGAAAAGGTGGAGTATCTAATGAAAATCATCTTCTATCCGCCGTGTCCAAAACTTGAGTTGCTCTACGGAGCTCCTCATCACACTGATCTCAATGGAATCACGTTCTTGATCGCTGATGAGGTAGACGGACTTCAGGCGTACCAGGACAACAAGTGGGTCGACGTCAAGTATGATGACTCAGGGATCGTTGTCATCATCGCCGACCAAATCAAG AGGATGAGCAATGGGAGGTATAAGAGTGGAGAGCATAGAGCGACGATGGATACGGTGAGGACGAGAATCTCGTGGCCGGTGTTCGCGGAACCGAACCTTGATCACGTGGTCGGACCTTTGCCGGAGCTAGTTGTTGATGATGCTCCAAAGTTCAAGCCTTATGTCTATAGAGAGTACAAGTTTCTTAAGATGAACAAGCTTCCTCTCGAGTGA